The Solidesulfovibrio sp. genome includes the window ATTTCTTCTTTTTCTTTGTTTCCTTTGCACACAAAATTAATAATATTATATAAGCTTCCTTTTTTTGTAGTCGGTAAAATCTTGTTTATTATAATGTACTTGTCATAATCTTCTTCTGCAACCTCATTTGAATTCTTAATATCTTTATCAAGATCAATAAGTAATGTATCAATCCAATCTGAGGTACTCTTTACGAAGTCGTTAGGAATCATCTTATTTGGTAAAGTGTGAAAATACCCATATATAGCGTTATACTGTAGTAACGAAACGATAAAAGAAAATTTATCTTTTTTTTCGTTCTGATCTAAATCAATAGTTCCACTTTTAACTTGATGAAGAGTTACATAGTTATTTTTCTCTTTTATTGAGAAATCTTCAGCTCCCTCAATTTCTAGTATAAAATCATTAATTGCATTATTATTAATAACAATCAATTCTCTAATTTTTTGCAATACAACAAAGACAGCGATATGTCCCTGATATTCATAACCCTCCCACGATGAGATTGCACTAAACGGGGAAATTAACACGAAATCACCTACTTATAATTTTATTACTTCATATTGGATCATTAATCTGACTTTGTTGTTTTAAACCGACCATCTTTGGGCTTCGCCGCATCCTTAGGTATTGCCCAAGTAACCCCAAACCGAACAGCACCCGGTATTTTGCCCTGTGCGCAAAGTACCTGTACCCGGCGTGAAGTGATTGCCCATTTTTCAGCTATTTCTTTCGCTGTCATATAATCCATTAAAAGCATCCTTTTCCGAATAAATATTGTATATATTATATATCGCAGCGGCGAATAAAGCAATCAAGTTCATGTAAAATA containing:
- a CDS encoding helix-turn-helix domain-containing protein, which encodes MDYMTAKEIAEKWAITSRRVQVLCAQGKIPGAVRFGVTWAIPKDAAKPKDGRFKTTKSD